A genomic stretch from Gorilla gorilla gorilla isolate KB3781 chromosome 20, NHGRI_mGorGor1-v2.1_pri, whole genome shotgun sequence includes:
- the TPRX1 gene encoding tetra-peptide repeat homeobox protein 1, whose amino-acid sequence MDEAGNHHSEQTITRTENQTPHALAHRRMGSCLSCSQLYSQYLGLSQTHSSPPLALDPPRRQRQERTVYTESQQKVLEFYFQKDQYPNYDQRLNLAEMLSLREQQLQVWFKNRRAKLARERRLQQQPQRVPGQRGRGARAAPLVPAASASAPQPGPSGMLPAAEPTICSLHQAWGGPGCRAQKGIPAALSPGPGPIPAPIPGPAQVPGPFPDPILGPTQIPGPLPGPIPGPISGPAQIPGPIPGPISGPAQIPSPIPAPIPGPISGPVQIPGPFPDPILGPTQIPGPRPGPIPGPISGPAQIPGPISGPGQIPSPIPAPIPGPISGPVQTPGPFRGPIPGPISGPAPIPGPISGPISGPNPGLIPGPIPGPAQIPGPISSPNPCPIPGPISGPIPGLIPGPIPGPISGPGPVIGPIPSPAQIPGPGRLQGPGPILSPGRMRSPGSLPGLAPILGPGPGPGSGSVPAPIPGPGSLPAPAPLWPQSPDASDFLPDTQLFPHFTELLPPLDPLEGSSVSTMTSQYQEGDDSMGKKHSESQYQEEGGSVNENHSGPRSFLNL is encoded by the exons GCCCTCCCCTGGCCCTGGACCCTCCAAGGAGACAGCGGCAGGAGCGCACGGTCTACACTGAAAGCCAGCAGAAAGTGCTAGAATTTTACTTTCAGAAGGACCAGTACCCGAACTACGACCAGCGACTGAATCTGGCGGAGATGCTCAGCCTCAGGGAGCAACAGCTGCAG gtgTGGTTCAAGAATCGCCGCGCCAAACTAGCTCGGGAGCGGCGGCTCCAGCAGCAGCCCCAGCGCGTCCCTGGGCAGAGAGGCCGAGGAGCCCGCGCTGCGCCCCTAGTCCCTGCGGCCTCTGCCTCCGCACCTCAGCCGGGCCCCTCGGGAATGCTTCCAGCGGCGGAACCCACGATCTGCAGCCTCCACCAGGCCTGGGGTGGCCCTGGGTGCAGAGCCCAGAAGGGCATCCCAGCTGCCCTGAGTCCAGGCCCTGGCCCAATCCCTGCCCCAATCCCAGGTCCAGCTCAGGTCCCGGGCCCATTCCCTGACCCAATCCTAGGCCCAACCCAGATCCCAGGCCCACTCCCTGGCCCAATTCCAGGCCCAATTTCAGGCCCAGCTCAGATCCCAGGCCCAATCCCAGGCCCAATTTCAGGCCCAGCTCAGATCCCAAGCCCGATCCCAGCCCCAATCCCAGGCCCAATTTCAGGCCCAGTCCAGATCCCAGGCCCATTCCCTGACCCAATCCTAGGCCCAACCCAGATCCCAGGCCCACGCCCTGGCCCAATTCCAGGCCCAATTTCAGGCCCAGCTCAGATCCCAGGCCCAATTTCAGGCCCAGGTCAGATCCCAAGCCCGATCCCAGCCCCAATCCCAGGCCCAATTTCAGGCCCAGTCCAGACCCCAGGCCCATTCCGTGGTCCAATCCCAGGCCCAATTTCAGGCCCAGCCCCGATCCCAGGCCCAATCTCAGGCCCAATCTCAGGCCCAAACCCAGGCCTGATCCCAGGCCCAATCCCAGGCCCAGCCCAGATCCCAGGCCCAATCTCAAGCCCAAACCCATGCCCGATCCCAGGCCCAatctcaggccccatcccaggCCTGATCCCAGGCCCAATCCCAGGCCCAATCTCAGGCCCAGGCCCAGTCATAGGCCCGattcccagcccagcccagatcCCAGGCCCAGGCAGACTCCAAGGCCCAGGTCCCATCTTAAGTCCTGGCCGGATGCGAAGCCCTGGCTCACTTCCAGGCCTAGCCCCGATTTTAGGcccgggcccaggcccaggctcagGCTCAGTCCCAGCTCCAATCCCAGGCCCAGGAtcactcccagccccagcccccttATGGCCTCAGAGCCCTGATGCCTCCGACTTCTTGCCAGACACCCAGTTATTCCCTCACTTCACAGAGCTGCTCCCACCCCTAGACCCCTTGGAGGGATCCTCAGTCTCCACCATGACCTCTCAGTACCAAGAAGGGGATGACTCTAtgggcaaaaaacactcagagtCTCAGTACCAAGAGGAGGGTGGCTCTGTGAATGAAAATCACTCAGGCCCCAGGTCATTTCTGAATTTATAG